A part of Anaerolineales bacterium genomic DNA contains:
- a CDS encoding thiamine biosynthesis protein ThiJ, producing the protein MPDADLVKENHASFVAQILMPLPDHDFDPTEAAIPWMECTARGWNVAISTELGNIPQADQNKLKGPLPGLISASATAREAYRQMSQDAAFLHPIPYAEITPTQFDALLLPGGDGLRVRQYLESKILQGKVLQFYLQDKMIGAICHGVLVLARTLDPETGHSILFAHKVTAVPKLLDRMGFNVDRWFIKHGYIMYSSCVEDEVRATLQNPADFSTGNLLSPYVVCDGNLVTSRTYMDAEVFARRFANALQKKMQQPSSG; encoded by the coding sequence ATGCCGGATGCAGACTTAGTCAAAGAAAATCATGCTTCGTTTGTTGCCCAAATCCTGATGCCACTCCCTGACCACGATTTCGATCCTACCGAAGCTGCCATCCCATGGATGGAATGCACCGCCCGGGGCTGGAATGTGGCAATCAGCACCGAGCTAGGAAATATCCCACAAGCAGATCAAAATAAGCTAAAAGGGCCTTTACCAGGGTTGATCAGTGCAAGCGCAACAGCCCGAGAAGCATATAGACAGATGAGCCAAGATGCTGCCTTTCTGCATCCCATCCCGTATGCTGAGATTACCCCGACCCAATTTGATGCACTCTTGCTTCCGGGAGGTGATGGATTACGTGTGCGACAGTACCTGGAAAGCAAAATTCTCCAGGGTAAAGTCCTGCAGTTCTACCTGCAGGATAAAATGATTGGCGCGATATGCCATGGAGTTTTGGTGCTGGCGCGAACACTTGACCCTGAGACCGGTCACAGCATTTTGTTCGCGCACAAAGTCACAGCCGTGCCTAAATTACTGGACAGGATGGGATTTAATGTGGACCGCTGGTTTATAAAACATGGATATATCATGTACTCCAGCTGTGTAGAAGATGAGGTCCGAGCGACTTTACAAAATCCAGCTGATTTTTCCACTGGTAATTTACTTTCACCGTATGTGGTATGTGATGGTAACCTGGTTACATCACGCACGTATATGGATGCAGAGGTCTTTGCCAGGCGTTTCGCTAATGCGCTGCAGAAGAAAATGCAACAGCCATCGAGTGGATAA